In Pseudobacter ginsenosidimutans, the following are encoded in one genomic region:
- a CDS encoding hybrid sensor histidine kinase/response regulator transcription factor, translating into MKTTVVYSFPAGRAGLFLISCLFTISLSVSGQQRLFSNQQHFGVEDGLSQSYITGIIQDADGFIWLSTMDGLNRYDGRKFRTFRYNPKDSSSLAANTLGGLGKLVDNIVTIYYDAGKDDEFDLRSFRASRNNIRKQLAAIPGIRWQSYRFGYTTNNWFFTVNGHKGIGWMNRITGEIQYANTANGQLQNDTICAIAESPEGRIYVVNRSGVHVSDTGRKSFRWVGFKTGLAPLSETVDPFKIFGEKFSIVPFQDNKLAILEKNVLTILDIDKKSSVIIPLPAPKSNAIEGNNGLQVDPAGRIYFEYFGCIYRLTESGVLELLWEHTGLPSRISSFYIDRSDVLWVSLNAQGLLKIDLQALHFQSYKNSGNFIEMATELLGSSKELLPPDWRIPDAAYYFRQAWDDKGQLYSCNNWYDRSAVFQFTKQGFRRFTHLPAQRIFTGIVTMPGNEIWAFDQVEAVWYAWSNPDAVPRKLQPDPGNFTDVQMTDAKYIGGFIWMATNTHGLFQFDGKKLIRKYTGPLGDHIVPNVLTEICADPSDKNKFWVGSRGGGLMLWDAQKGMQRIYTEEDGLPNNTIYCILPDRSGKIWCSTNKGIFRLDPRTSHITVFEKTDGLQGNEFNRAHKLKLPDGQLLFGGLDGYTIFHPDDFETSGKTSPVPVLLTGLQINNEKQDINLPGSIVKESLSTLSVISLPYDRNYLSFEFAALMYNQPQKIKYRYRLLGADKGWIETGYSNLANYSALLPGNYTLLLNATDPNGEWSPAITSIKVNIEPPFWRTWWAWALYILAVLALIRWYLVFRERRLQIQQNLLFEKREALRLREIDELKDRFFSNITHEFRTPLTLIHTPLESLEHDPALPPATVKNITTARKNSTQLLRLVNEFLDFAKLNNGQLKLKAAAGEINVFTASCVSAFDANAREKNIALSFTSTVSGFYLFDEEKWEKIVSNLLSNALKFAPVNGIVAVTLSSATDNQLKLEVCDNGPGIPAALQQKIFTRFYQVDDSDLRNYGGTGIGLSLVKELTTLMKGSITVESEPGKQTRFTVTVPLEKTAAAPTSTITEEPLTIKKSVQASPEDLPLLLVVEDNDELRAFLVETLSGRYRVLEASDGLKAWEIILQELPDMVICDVMMPGQNGFDLCRICKEDSRTSHIGFILLTSKSAHDARLKGLGAGADDYITKPFSLRELELRTANLYQLQQKQRERWQMQLANLAPEEPLPTITDPFLEKLYQEIEAKLDDPELDVDHLCKVMAASRSTLNRKIKALLNITAVDLIRQYRLQRASGMIAGGLDIATAAYRTGFSSPSYFSQCFKEQFGLSPSDWVSKQK; encoded by the coding sequence TTGAAAACTACGGTTGTCTATTCATTTCCCGCAGGCAGAGCCGGATTATTCCTGATCAGCTGCCTGTTTACTATATCCCTGTCTGTATCCGGACAGCAACGCCTCTTTTCCAATCAGCAACATTTTGGAGTGGAAGACGGGCTCTCCCAAAGTTATATCACCGGTATCATCCAGGATGCGGACGGATTCATCTGGCTGAGCACGATGGATGGGCTTAACCGTTATGATGGCAGGAAGTTCAGGACGTTCCGGTATAATCCCAAAGACAGCTCAAGCCTCGCTGCCAATACCCTCGGTGGTTTGGGCAAGCTGGTCGATAATATCGTTACCATCTATTATGATGCGGGGAAAGACGATGAATTTGACCTGAGATCGTTCAGGGCTTCCCGTAATAATATTCGAAAGCAGCTGGCGGCCATACCCGGGATCCGGTGGCAGTCTTACAGGTTCGGTTACACTACCAACAATTGGTTCTTCACAGTAAACGGCCACAAAGGGATAGGCTGGATGAACAGAATAACAGGGGAGATCCAATACGCCAATACAGCCAATGGGCAATTGCAGAACGATACAATTTGTGCTATCGCAGAGTCGCCCGAAGGAAGGATCTATGTGGTCAATAGATCGGGTGTACATGTAAGTGATACCGGGCGGAAAAGCTTCAGGTGGGTTGGTTTTAAAACAGGGCTGGCGCCATTGTCCGAAACTGTTGACCCGTTCAAGATCTTTGGAGAGAAATTTTCCATCGTACCCTTTCAGGACAATAAGCTGGCCATCCTGGAAAAGAATGTGCTGACCATACTGGATATCGATAAAAAAAGCAGCGTCATCATTCCTCTGCCGGCTCCCAAAAGCAATGCGATCGAGGGAAATAATGGATTACAGGTGGATCCGGCTGGCCGGATCTATTTTGAATATTTTGGATGTATCTACCGGCTTACCGAAAGCGGAGTGCTTGAATTACTCTGGGAACACACGGGATTACCTAGCCGGATCAGCTCTTTTTACATCGACAGATCGGATGTGTTGTGGGTGAGCCTGAACGCACAGGGACTCTTGAAAATAGATCTTCAGGCGCTTCATTTTCAATCCTACAAAAACAGCGGCAACTTTATAGAAATGGCCACGGAATTGCTTGGCAGCAGCAAAGAACTCTTGCCGCCGGATTGGAGAATTCCTGATGCAGCGTATTATTTCAGGCAGGCATGGGATGATAAAGGCCAACTTTATTCCTGCAATAACTGGTATGATCGTTCCGCTGTTTTTCAATTTACAAAACAGGGATTCCGGCGATTTACCCATCTGCCTGCGCAAAGGATCTTTACAGGAATTGTGACGATGCCCGGCAATGAGATCTGGGCATTCGATCAGGTTGAAGCAGTGTGGTATGCCTGGAGCAATCCCGATGCTGTGCCCAGAAAGCTGCAACCCGATCCCGGAAATTTTACAGACGTGCAGATGACTGACGCCAAATACATCGGCGGCTTCATCTGGATGGCAACCAATACTCATGGACTGTTCCAGTTTGATGGAAAGAAACTCATCCGCAAGTATACCGGACCGTTAGGAGATCATATCGTTCCCAATGTGCTTACCGAGATCTGTGCAGACCCGTCCGACAAGAATAAATTCTGGGTTGGCTCCCGTGGCGGTGGATTGATGTTATGGGATGCCCAAAAAGGAATGCAGCGCATCTACACAGAAGAAGACGGTCTGCCCAACAATACCATCTACTGTATCCTCCCGGATAGATCCGGAAAGATCTGGTGCAGCACCAACAAAGGCATCTTCAGGCTCGATCCCAGGACCAGCCATATCACTGTATTTGAAAAGACCGACGGCTTACAAGGCAATGAATTCAACCGGGCGCACAAACTAAAACTCCCTGACGGACAATTGCTGTTCGGAGGACTCGACGGCTATACCATCTTCCATCCGGACGATTTTGAGACCAGCGGCAAAACCAGTCCCGTACCCGTTTTGCTGACCGGTTTGCAGATCAACAATGAAAAACAGGACATCAACCTGCCCGGTAGCATTGTGAAAGAATCCCTCAGTACTTTATCTGTTATCAGTTTGCCGTACGACAGGAATTATCTGTCGTTTGAGTTTGCTGCACTGATGTACAATCAGCCACAAAAGATAAAATACCGTTATCGTTTGTTGGGCGCCGATAAAGGTTGGATCGAGACCGGATACTCTAATCTTGCCAACTACTCTGCACTGTTGCCTGGCAATTATACTTTACTCCTGAATGCTACTGACCCCAATGGTGAATGGAGCCCTGCCATCACTTCCATAAAAGTGAATATAGAACCTCCTTTCTGGCGCACCTGGTGGGCATGGGCGCTGTACATACTCGCTGTGTTGGCATTGATAAGATGGTACCTGGTATTCAGGGAACGCAGGCTGCAGATCCAGCAAAACCTGTTGTTTGAAAAAAGAGAGGCCCTTCGTTTACGCGAGATCGATGAACTGAAAGACCGCTTCTTCAGTAATATCACCCATGAGTTCAGAACGCCTCTGACCCTTATACATACTCCGCTTGAAAGCCTGGAGCATGATCCTGCATTACCACCGGCAACTGTAAAGAATATCACCACAGCCCGGAAGAACTCAACACAATTATTACGACTGGTGAATGAATTCCTTGATTTTGCCAAACTGAACAACGGCCAACTCAAGCTGAAAGCAGCTGCGGGTGAAATAAATGTGTTTACGGCCAGCTGCGTGAGCGCTTTCGATGCCAATGCCAGAGAAAAGAATATTGCACTTAGTTTTACTTCAACTGTAAGCGGCTTCTATCTTTTTGACGAGGAAAAATGGGAGAAGATCGTAAGCAACCTGCTCAGTAATGCCCTCAAATTTGCACCGGTAAACGGGATAGTAGCAGTGACCCTCTCGTCTGCCACAGACAATCAGCTCAAGCTGGAAGTATGCGATAACGGTCCGGGTATACCGGCAGCGTTGCAGCAAAAAATATTCACCCGTTTTTACCAGGTGGATGATTCCGACCTGCGCAATTACGGGGGCACCGGCATTGGTTTGTCGTTGGTAAAAGAACTGACAACATTGATGAAGGGCAGTATTACCGTGGAAAGCGAGCCCGGCAAACAAACCCGGTTTACAGTTACAGTTCCTTTAGAAAAAACGGCTGCTGCTCCAACCAGTACAATAACTGAGGAGCCGCTTACAATTAAGAAAAGCGTACAGGCGTCACCGGAAGATCTGCCTTTATTGCTGGTAGTGGAAGACAATGATGAGTTACGCGCCTTCCTGGTGGAAACCCTGAGCGGTCGGTACCGTGTACTGGAGGCATCGGATGGACTCAAAGCCTGGGAGATCATTTTGCAGGAACTACCGGATATGGTCATCTGCGATGTGATGATGCCGGGACAGAATGGATTTGACCTTTGCAGGATCTGCAAGGAAGACAGCCGGACCTCGCATATCGGATTTATTTTACTCACCTCGAAATCCGCTCATGATGCCCGCCTGAAAGGTCTGGGAGCTGGTGCGGACGATTATATTACCAAGCCTTTCAGTTTGCGGGAGCTGGAGCTGCGTACCGCCAATCTTTACCAGTTGCAGCAAAAGCAAAGGGAAAGATGGCAGATGCAATTAGCCAATCTTGCTCCGGAGGAACCTCTGCCAACAATTACCGATCCTTTCCTCGAGAAACTATACCAGGAAATTGAAGCGAAGCTGGACGATCCCGAGCTGGATGTGGATCATCTCTGTAAAGTGATGGCGGCCAGCCGCAGCACCCTCAACCGGAAAATAAAAGCTCTGCTTAATATTACAGCGGTTGACCTCATCCGTCAGTACAGATTGCAGCGCGCCTCCGGCATGATAGCAGGCGGACTCGATATTGCTACTGCTGCCTACCGGACTGGTTTCAGCAGTCCCTCTTATTTCAGCCAATGTTTTAAAGAACAATTCGGATTATCGCCATCAGACTGGGTTTCAAAGCAGAAATGA